CGCTTCTACGCCGCGCTGAAGGGCGCGGGCGCGACGGTGCGCTATGTGACCCTGCCCAATGAGGCGCATGGCTATCGCGCGCGGGAGTCTACCGGGCATACCCTCTGGGAAATGAGCCAGTGGATGGACAAGTACGTGAAGAACGCGCCCAAGCGCCAAGCCCAGTAGTTCAACGCCGCCCCGCCGATGTCGGCGGGGCGGCGTCCGCGCCGTTGTGTCGCGCCCCCATCCCCGCGTTGGAAGGCGCTATCCGATCGCCCCTTCACGCCGCCCATGGCAAGGTCGCGCCCGGAGACACCACCATGAGTCGAACGACCGCTCATCGCGCCTTTCTGCGGACGATGAATCTCATCGCCGGCGGCAAGCCTCTGGCGCTGGCGCTCAAGGCCATTGTTCAGGCCGTGGAGGCCGAGGACCCCAAAATCCTCTGCAGTATCCTGTTGCTGGACGCTGAACGCCGGCGACTGCTGCTGGGCGCCGCGCCCAGCCTGCCGCGCTTCTACAATGAGGCGATTGAGGGTGTGGAGATCGGCCCCTCGGTGGGCTCTTGCGGGACAGCGGCCTATCTGGGGCGTCGGGTGACCGTCGATGACATCCAGTCCAGCCCGCTGTGGATCGACTTTCGGGATTTGGCGGCGCAGGCGGGTCTGGCCGCCTGTTGGTCCGAGCCGATCAGGACATTCGATGGGACGGTGGTCGGCACATTCGCGATCTATCACCGCGAGATCAGTGCGCCAGACAAGGAAGACATCGCCTTCATCGAGGCCGCCGCTCAACTGGCGGCGTTCGCCATCGACCGGCGACGCGCCGAGGAGGAGCTGGCGGCCAGCGAGGCGCGCGCGCGGCTGGCGGCCGAACAGGCCCTGGAGACGGCGCGGAACCTGTCCAGCTTCTTCGACGTGTCGGCGGATCTGCTTTGCATCCGCGACCTGGAGGGGCGGTTCGTCAAGGTGAACCGGGCCTGGGAGGCGGTGCTGGGCTATCCGGTCGAGGCCCTGGAAGGCGCGGCCTTGCTGCCTCTGCTGCACCCGGACGACGTGGCCGGCACTCGCGACCACATGGCGCGCGCCGAGACCGACGGAGAAGTCAACGGTTTCGTGAACCGCTACCGGCGCGCGGATGGGTCCTACTGTCCGCTGGAGTGGCGTTCCCGACGGTTCGGCGACCTCTTTTTCGGGGTTGCGCGCGACGTCACCGAGCGGCTGCGGATCGAGGCGGAGATGGCCGAGGCCCGCGACGCCGCCGAAGCGGCCAACCGGGCCAAGAGCGACTTTCTGGCCAATATGAGCCATGAGATCCGCACCCCTTTGAACGGCGTCATCGCCATCGCCGCGGCGCTTGGCGAGACGCCGCTGACGCCCAAACAGGCCGAAATGGTCGACATGATCCGGCGCTCGGGCGAGACGCTGGAGCGTCTGGTCTCCGATATCCTCGACGTTTCGAAGATCGAGGCCGGCCAAATCACCATCCAGACGCACGCCTTCGACTTGGGCGCCCTGATTGACGGGCTGCTCGATGTCACGCGGCTGCGGGCCAAGGACAAGGGTGTGGGCGTTCGCCTGGAACGGAGCCCGACAGCGACCGGCGGCTTTCTGGGCGACAGCGTGCGGATCGGTCAGGTGCTGAGCAATCTGCTGTCCAACGCCGTGAAGTTCACTGACCAGGGTGAGGTGGCGGTTCGAGTCGAGGTGGACGAGGCGGGCGAAGGTCTGGTTCCGCGTCTTTGCGTCGAGGTCGAAGACACGGGGGTTGGCTTCGACGCGGACAAGGCCGACATGATCTTCCAGCGCTTCAGTCAGGCCGACAGCACGATCACGCGCCGGTTCGGCGGGTCGGGTCTGGGCCTGTCGATCAGCAAGACCCTGGTCGAGATGATGGGCGGCGAGATCACGGCGCGCTCCAAGCCTGGCGCAGGGAGCCTCTTCAGGGTGGTTCTGCCGCTGAACCGGGCGGCGCTGGCGCCGGACGCCGAGGCGGATACGGCCTCCCCAGGCGTCTGGGGCGAGGGCCTGAAGGTGTTGCTGGCCGAGGATCACCCGATCAACCAGCGCGTGGTGCAACTGATCCTCGAACCGTGCGGCGCCGATGTGACGGTGGTCGAGAACGGCGCCCAGGCGGTGGCGGCCCTGACGTCCCAGGCTTTTGACGTCGTCTTGATGGACATGCAGATGCCGGTGATGGACGGGCTGGCGGCGACGCGGGCGATCCGGGCGCTGGAGGGGGAGGGCCGGAGGACGCCGATCATCATGCTCAGCGCCAACGCCATGGCCAGCCATCGTCTGGATGCGCTGCAGGCCGGGGCTGACCTGCACGTAGCCAAACCTGTGACGGTCGCGTCCCTTCTGGACGGCATCGGCCAGGTGATGGCGCGCTGATCCGGCTGAAGGGCGTTGGTTTTCCTTCACCTTTGCCGAGCAAACGCCTAAATCGAGCGGCTCGCGGCCTGAGGGTCGCCGAACCCCTGCTTGGACTTGGCCTTGTGATCACCTTCCAGGACGTCTCCAAAACCTACGGCCAGGGCGGCCAAGCGGCGCTGCGCGAGGTTTCGCTGTCGGTGAACGCCGGCGAGGTGTTCGGGGTCATCGGAGCCTCGGGCGCGGGAAAGTCCACGCTCATCCGGCTGATCAACGGCCTTGAGACCGCCACCTGCGGCAAGGTCATCGTCGACGGCGACGACGTGGCTGCTCTGGGCGTCGAGGGTCTGCGCGCCTTGCGCCGTCGGGTCGGGATGATCTTCCAGCACTTCAACCTGCTGTCGGGCAAGACGGTCGCTCAGAACGTCGCCTTCCCCTTGAAGCTAGCCGGACGCCCGACCGCCGAGGTCAAGGCGCGCACGGCCGAACTGCTCGAACGCGTCGGTCTTTCCGCCCACGCCACCAAGCACCCGGCCCAACTGTCGGGCGGCCAGAAGCAGCGCGTCGGCATCGCCCGCGCCCTGGCCACCAATCCCAAGGTCCTGCTGTGCGACGAGGCCACCAGCGCGCTGGATCCCGAGACGACCGAGCAGATCCTCGACCTGATCTCTGGCCTGAACCGGGAGCTGGGCCTGACCATTGTGCTGATCACCCACGAGATGGACGTCGTCCGCCGCGTTTGCGACCGCGTCGCCGTGCTCGACGCCGGCCGCGTGGTGGAGGAGGGCGCGGTCGAAGAGGTGTTTCTCCATCCGGCCAGCGACACCGCCCGTCGCTTCGTTCGCGAGGCCGAGGGCGACATCGCCGCCGCCCCGGGCGTCGGCGGCCGCGTGGTGCGCCTGACCTTCAAGGGTGAGGCGACCTACAAGCCGGTGCTGGGCGAGGTGGCCCGCGCCACCGGCGTCGACTATTCGATCCTCGGCGGTCGCATCCATCGCCTGCGCGAGACGCCCTATGGCCAACTGACCCTGGCCCTGACCGGCGGCGACGTCGCCGCCGCCATCGCCCGGTTCCAGGCCGCTGGCGTGCGCGTGGATGCGCTTTCCGGGGAGACCGCCCAATGAGCGCCTCGACCATGACCTTCGCCAATGTCGACTGGAGCGAGATCGGCCAGGCCACGCTGGACACCCTGGCCATGCTGGGCGGCTCGATGGTGCTGACCGTGGCGGTCGGCCTGCCGCTGGGTGTCATCCTGTTCCTGACCGGCAAGGGCCAGATGCTGGAGAACCGGCTGGCCAACGGGGCGCTGTCGCTGCTGGTCAACATCCTGCGCTCGGTGCCGTTCGTGATCCTCCTGATCGTGATGATCCCGCTGACCGTGGCGCTCGTCGGCACCTCGCTGGGCGTGGCCGGCGCGATTCCGCCGCTGGTGGCCGGGGCCGCGCCGTTCTTTGCGCGCCTCGTGGAGACCGCCCTGCGCGAGGTCGATAAGGGCGTGATCGAGGCCAGCTTCGCCATGGGCGCCAAGCGGCGTCAGGTTGTGCTGGGCGCGCTACTGCCCGAGGCGCTACCGGGCCTGGTGGCCGCCGCGACGGTGACGGCGGTGGCCCTGGTCTCCTACACCGCCATGGCCGGCGTGGTCGGGGCTGGTGGTCTTGGCGATCTGGCCATCCGCTTCGGCTATCAGCGCTTCCAGACCGACGTGATGGTCGTCACCGTGGTGCTGATGCTGGTGCTGGTCCAGGTGCTGCAGATGATCGGCGACGCGGTGGTGAGGAAGGTGTCGCATCGGTGACCCGCCTCCGCCCGCGCCTTGCGGGTGAGGAGGATTGCGGCCAAGAACGCGCCATGAGCGAGACGATCGAACACTCCGACCCCCACTGGGACGCCGCCGTCGCCGAGAGCCTGATCGGCAAGACCCTGCTGATGAACCTGACTTTCGTTGACGACGAGGGGGACGTGCAGGAGCGCCAGCAGTTTTTCGGGGTGGTCATCGACGCCACCGAGCACGAGGGCATCGTGCTGGACCTTCTGGGCGAGCACGATGGCGACACCTACACCCTGCCGCCGCAGACCTCGGCGATCCAGAAGGCCGAGGCGGACGTGACCAGCCTCGCCGGCGACAAGCCCGACTTCGTGGCCAGCTGGATCATCCAGGGACCGCCGGACGTCGCCAACGATCTGGACGAAGAGGTCTAGGCTCGAGAATCAAACATTTAGAGCCCTTTAGCTCTAGATGATCCCATCTAAAGCTAAGGGGCTCTAGGCCTGGTCGAACGGGAAGGGGAGGCGACCGGCCTTGAACAGAATGTCGGGGTTCTCGTCATAGTCGCCCAGCTCGACGTCGGCGGTGGCTGAGAACGCAACAACACCTTCGCGCAGGGGCGCCAGTCGCTCGGCCTTGCGTCGCGCCTCTTCCGCCGTCTTGCACCCGATTTGCTGCTCGGCCTTCAGTCCCTTGCCGCGTCCGGCGACATAGGCTTGCACGATGTGGACGGTTTCTTTGGCCATCCCCATCCAGGCGACCTGTTTGAACGTAACGTCAAGCGATCTCGGGGGAGGGGCTCGGGATCGCCCCAGGAAATCTGATTTCCCTCGCCGCCCCCGAGCGGGCAAAACCCTACCTCTCAGATCGTCTTGTGGAGCTGTTCATGGTCGCCCGCCGCGCTGTTATCGTTCTCGGCCTCGCCGCCATGTCTGTTGCGGCCTGTAGCCCGAAGGCGCCAAAGGCCAGCGATCCCAACACCCTGACCGTGGCGGCCACCGCCGTGCCGCATGCCGAGGTGCTGGAGTTCATCAAGCCGAAGCTGGCGCAGCAGGGCCTGAACATCGACATCAAGGTCTTCAACGACTACGTCCAGCCTAACACCCAGGTCGCCGAAAAACGCATTGACGTCAGCTACTTCCAGACCCTGCCGTATCTGGAGAGCTTCAACCGCGACAAGGGGACCAACCTGATCCCGCTGCAGGGCGTCCATGTCGAGCCGATCGGGACCTATTCGGCCAAGTGGAAGTCGATCGCCGAGGTCCCTAACGGCGCCACGATCGCCATCCCGAATGACGCCTCGACCGAGGGCCGCGCCCTGATCCTGCTGGCCAAGAACGGCGTCATCGCCATCAAGGACCCCAAGAACCCGCTGACCAGCCTGCGCGACATCACCAGCAACCCGAAGAACCTGAAGTTCAAAGAGTTGGAGGCGCCAGCCCTGCCTCGGGTGCTGAACCAGGTCGACCTGGCGGTGATCAACACCAACTACGCCCTCGACGCCAAGCTGAACCCCAGCAAGGACGCCCTGATCATCGAGGACAAGACCAGCCCTTATGTGAACTATCTGGTCGGCCGTCCCGACAACAAGGACGACCCGCGCGTCAAGAAGCTGGCGGCGGCGCTGACCACGCCGGAGGTTAAGGCGTTCATCGAGCAGAAGTACGCGGGCGCGGTGGTTCCGGCGTTCTAGGGAGCGGAAGCCTCTTCGGGCAGGGCAGGGAGCGCGTATCGGGCTGTCATGAGGCCCGAATGGGTGGTGGGCAGTCTCCGGCACCCATAAACCCGACCTTCCCGGCGAATGCCGGGACCCAGATCGAACCCACCGAAGCTCATTCTAAAATCGCAGCGGCTAGGCGCGTCATACCCAGCCGTTGCGGCTGAATCTGGGCCCCAGCATTCGCCGGGGAGGTCGGGAAAAAGGCCGCAAGGCGGACTATTCGAACGCCCGCTCAGGGTGGAAAACGGACATTGCGCACCGGACGAGTGCGCGACAGTCCAAGGTCCTATCGGCCCGAGGTCGATCTACGAGGACGGCTTGACGCTGCCAGCCACTGCATCTCGCACTAGCGAGACCCAAGGATCAGCGGAGCCTCGCACCGGAACGTTGGCGGGTCCCGATACAGAGAGCGCCTTGCCTTGAAAGGTGATGCTTACTGGAGCTTGAAGTAGCCGCCGATCAGCGTCCCGGAACACGAGATAGAGCGCCCCTTGAAAAGCAGTCACTTCGCGCAGGCAACTTCCTGGCCCCGGCCAGGCAGCAAGATCTTGCTGCTGCAGATAAAATTTTAGATCTGAAATTTTTGAAGCTGAGGAGCCTTTGACCCAAGCGCGTGGCTGCTCACCGTCCATGACAAATGCGTCGCCGCCGTCACCCTTGAGATGCTCTACGACACGATAATGTATGCGAACCCCATCATCCCATTCCGCGCGGGCCATCTTTAGCGCTTCTTCTATTGTCTTGGGCGCCTCCGGGCCGCTTCCAATCCAAGCGGCCCACCCATCTGGCGTGCGGGTGCCGACTTCGTAATCGTCGGTGAGAGCTTCTACCCTCACCAAATCAATATACGCGGCTGAAGCAGCCATTTGCTGGGCGACGCGCGCTGGGTCGAGGCGAATTTTGGTTGGCCAACCTGGTGATGGCGTACAGGCCAGTGCCAAGCCAGACGGAAATGCAGCGCAGATCGCTAGAGCACCTAGCCACGCGGCTGGGCTGATCTTGCGGGTGCGGGGTATCGAATGATGGATACTCATATCAAGACGATAGCCGACAATCAGACGGTGCCAACTTCCGAAAGGGGTGGTTAGCGGCCCTCTGCCGCACGCGCACTGATCGCGTCGTAAGCTGCTGAGGCTGACGCCGTAACTGCTTTCCAGAGCGGGTCCGTTACATACTCGTCGTTTCCGCCGTGAGGCAATTTTTGGACAAGTCGATCGAGCGCGTACTTCACAGACTGGACTAGCGCCACCTCTGCCGTGTCGAATAGATAGACGCCGACGGCTTTCTCATCGAAATCATGATCGTCGAAGAAGAAATGCATTACCTGATCCACGTCTGAGATCAGGCCCTGCTGTGCCTCAGCGCGCCAGATCGGTCGCGGGTCTGGGGTCGCGATTTCCTCAAGATAGGCTATCAACTCCGCCCTGATCCACGGGTAACGCAAATCGGCCCAACCAGGTGGAAAGTCCTCCTTCATGGGCACGAGGCTAAGGTCAGGAGCGGTCTTTCTCAATATCTCTCAAGGGTTGGGGGCGGACCCTAGCTCGTCACCACAAAGCGCATCTGTCCAGACCTGAAAGCGGCAAACCACGCCTTCGTACTCGATGGCGTCGAGCACTTCCTGCAGTGCTTCCTCCGAGAGGGCGATCCTTTGCGCCGAAGGTAGCGCCTGCTCCTCTGCGCCACCCTGATAGATGCTGAGATCGGTTCGAGTGATCCAGTCATCGCCGCGCACTTCAAAAGTCTCGACATTGCAGACTACGGCGTCTCGCGTCCGTGTGTACGCCGCAAACTCTTTGAGCCTATTGACGTCATCAAGGGCGATGCCCTTGCCAGATTGGCTGTTTTGGAAAGCGGCTTCTAGCCCGCCGACCTGATGTTGGCTCATGCCCACAACATCGTCCGTCTTTGCAAGGTCCGCAACGGGTCGTGAACAGTCTCCAACCTTCCCCCATAAACCCGACCTTCCTGGTGACACGTCAGTGCGGAGGATCCAACGTCTGGCGTTCCCTGACATTTCACCCTACCTATCAGCGACCGCTGCTTACGGATGCTCCATGGCTTCGCCGTCGCTGAAATCGCCCGCCGGTCGTCGACTGGTGCTGGATGTCGCCAATTCCTCTGGCCTGGAAGACTGGGCGCCCGAGCTGCAGAAGACCAAGGTCTATGAGCGCATCCTCCTGGACCTGATCCTGGGCGAATTGCCGGCCGGAGCACGCCTGGACGAGCAATCGTTGGCCGCGCATTACGATACGGGTTTGGCGGGCGTCCGCGACGCCCTTGGGCGTCTGGCCCTGGAAGGCCTCGTTATCCGCCGCGCGCGTTCTGGCACCACGGTGGCGCCGCTGGACCTGGTGGAGCTGCGCCAGGGCTATGAGGCGCGCGTCCTGATCGAGCCGCATTGCGCGCAACTGGCCGCTAAAACAGCCAGCAAAGCCGAAGCCCAGGCGATGTACGATGTCTTCGCCGACGGGGAGGAGGCCGCGAGGACCTGCGACCTGCCGGCCCTGGTGGCGATGGATCTGCGGTTCCATGCCGCCGTCGCCCGCGCCTCGGGCAATCTGGCCCTGGCGCGAATCCTGATCCCCCTGCAGCACAAGGCCGCTCGCTTCTGGGTGTTCTCGTTCAACGGCGCATCTGAGCAGAACCTCCTCGATGAGATCGAGGAGCATCGTCAGGTCGCGCGCGTGATCGCCAGCGGCGACGCCGAGGGCTCGCGGCGGGCGATGCTGCGTATTCTCGACGTCCAACCCGAGGCCGATGCTCGATCCTAGATCGCATCGTCTGCTGTCTTCGTCCTAGGGGGATCGTTCCCTTTACGTAAGCTGCAGCATTCAGGTCACACTCCTTTCGCAAT
The DNA window shown above is from Caulobacter sp. FWC26 and carries:
- a CDS encoding MetQ/NlpA family ABC transporter substrate-binding protein gives rise to the protein MFMVARRAVIVLGLAAMSVAACSPKAPKASDPNTLTVAATAVPHAEVLEFIKPKLAQQGLNIDIKVFNDYVQPNTQVAEKRIDVSYFQTLPYLESFNRDKGTNLIPLQGVHVEPIGTYSAKWKSIAEVPNGATIAIPNDASTEGRALILLAKNGVIAIKDPKNPLTSLRDITSNPKNLKFKELEAPALPRVLNQVDLAVINTNYALDAKLNPSKDALIIEDKTSPYVNYLVGRPDNKDDPRVKKLAAALTTPEVKAFIEQKYAGAVVPAF
- a CDS encoding ATP-binding protein, giving the protein MSRTTAHRAFLRTMNLIAGGKPLALALKAIVQAVEAEDPKILCSILLLDAERRRLLLGAAPSLPRFYNEAIEGVEIGPSVGSCGTAAYLGRRVTVDDIQSSPLWIDFRDLAAQAGLAACWSEPIRTFDGTVVGTFAIYHREISAPDKEDIAFIEAAAQLAAFAIDRRRAEEELAASEARARLAAEQALETARNLSSFFDVSADLLCIRDLEGRFVKVNRAWEAVLGYPVEALEGAALLPLLHPDDVAGTRDHMARAETDGEVNGFVNRYRRADGSYCPLEWRSRRFGDLFFGVARDVTERLRIEAEMAEARDAAEAANRAKSDFLANMSHEIRTPLNGVIAIAAALGETPLTPKQAEMVDMIRRSGETLERLVSDILDVSKIEAGQITIQTHAFDLGALIDGLLDVTRLRAKDKGVGVRLERSPTATGGFLGDSVRIGQVLSNLLSNAVKFTDQGEVAVRVEVDEAGEGLVPRLCVEVEDTGVGFDADKADMIFQRFSQADSTITRRFGGSGLGLSISKTLVEMMGGEITARSKPGAGSLFRVVLPLNRAALAPDAEADTASPGVWGEGLKVLLAEDHPINQRVVQLILEPCGADVTVVENGAQAVAALTSQAFDVVLMDMQMPVMDGLAATRAIRALEGEGRRTPIIMLSANAMASHRLDALQAGADLHVAKPVTVASLLDGIGQVMAR
- a CDS encoding methionine ABC transporter permease: MSASTMTFANVDWSEIGQATLDTLAMLGGSMVLTVAVGLPLGVILFLTGKGQMLENRLANGALSLLVNILRSVPFVILLIVMIPLTVALVGTSLGVAGAIPPLVAGAAPFFARLVETALREVDKGVIEASFAMGAKRRQVVLGALLPEALPGLVAAATVTAVALVSYTAMAGVVGAGGLGDLAIRFGYQRFQTDVMVVTVVLMLVLVQVLQMIGDAVVRKVSHR
- a CDS encoding methionine ABC transporter ATP-binding protein, producing MITFQDVSKTYGQGGQAALREVSLSVNAGEVFGVIGASGAGKSTLIRLINGLETATCGKVIVDGDDVAALGVEGLRALRRRVGMIFQHFNLLSGKTVAQNVAFPLKLAGRPTAEVKARTAELLERVGLSAHATKHPAQLSGGQKQRVGIARALATNPKVLLCDEATSALDPETTEQILDLISGLNRELGLTIVLITHEMDVVRRVCDRVAVLDAGRVVEEGAVEEVFLHPASDTARRFVREAEGDIAAAPGVGGRVVRLTFKGEATYKPVLGEVARATGVDYSILGGRIHRLRETPYGQLTLALTGGDVAAAIARFQAAGVRVDALSGETAQ
- a CDS encoding GntR family transcriptional regulator; the protein is MASPSLKSPAGRRLVLDVANSSGLEDWAPELQKTKVYERILLDLILGELPAGARLDEQSLAAHYDTGLAGVRDALGRLALEGLVIRRARSGTTVAPLDLVELRQGYEARVLIEPHCAQLAAKTASKAEAQAMYDVFADGEEAARTCDLPALVAMDLRFHAAVARASGNLALARILIPLQHKAARFWVFSFNGASEQNLLDEIEEHRQVARVIASGDAEGSRRAMLRILDVQPEADARS